A window from Bufo bufo chromosome 1, aBufBuf1.1, whole genome shotgun sequence encodes these proteins:
- the LOC121005803 gene encoding tripartite motif-containing protein 14-like produces MASADLRAELDCSICLHTYTDPVMLRCGHNFCRVCIDRVLDTQDESGVYTCPECREEFQERPALMRNLALRNIMENFLFTQHKETETGICCTYCVDSPVPAVKSCLMCEASLCEKHLRVHSKSSEHVLSDPRTSLENRKCSVHKKILEYYCTEDSACICVSCSLVGEHKGHRVEMLDEASEKKKKKLRHVLRKLTAKRQKTEERVQNLEERWRNAQGKASGEAERVTVLFTDIRRQLDDLEKRVLNEISRQEKEESLSVSSLIQKLEIKKDELSRRMRHIEELCNMTDPLTVLQEPDTGDLCDPEEEGGDEDINRCLHDVGDLDVAVISDKLHTLCDLITDIRRGIYMEGPGDILLDVNTAANNVLISDDLKTATWTQNNQNRPETAERFQDYYQVMSSRGFTSGRHYWDVESSGSVMWMVGMCYPSIHRRGRQSYIGDNNKSWILRRCNNQYSVRHDGKEIRLPDKISIDRVRICLDYEAGQLSFYELCDPIRHLHTFTATFTEPLHAALSVWRGSIKISGGSRNWEKPS; encoded by the coding sequence ATGGCGTCTGCTGATCTGAGAGCTGAGCTGGACTGCTCCATCTGTCTGCACACCTATACAGATCCTGTAATGCTGAGATGTGGACACAACTTCTGCCGGGTCTGTATTGATCGTGTACTGGATACACAGGACGAGTCTGGGGTCTATACCTGTCCTGAATGCAGAGAAGAGTTTCAGGAGCGGCCTGCACTGATGAGGAACTTAGCTCTGCGTAACATTATGGAGAATTTCCTGTTTACTCAACATAAAGAGACGGAAACCGGGATCTGCTGCACTTACTGTGTGGACTCTCCTGTACCTGCTGTTAAATCCTGTCTGATGTGTGAGGCTTCTCTGTGTGAGAAACACCTGAGAGTTCACAGCAAGTCATCAGAACATGTCTTATCTGACCCCAGGACTTCCCTGGAGAACAGGAAATGTTCTGTCCATAAGAAGATCCTGGAGTATTACTGCACCGAGGACTCTGCTTGTATCTGTGTGTCCTGCAGTTTGGTCGGAGAACATAAGGGACATCGGGTGGAGATGCTGGATGAGGCCTCtgagaagaaaaagaagaaactaCGACATGTTCTCAGGAAACTGACTGCAAAGAGACAGAAGACTGAGGAAAGAGTCCAGAACCTGGAGGAACGCTGGAGAAATGCTCAAGGAAAAGCATCTGGAGAAGCAGAGAGAGTCACTGTCCTGTTTACAGACATCAGGAGACAACTGGACGACCTGGAGAAGAGGGTCCTGAACGAGATCTCCAGGCAGGAAAAGGAAGAGTCACTCTCAGTCTCTTCTCTGATCCAGAAGCTGGAAATAAAGAAGGACGAGCTGTCCAGGAGGATGAGACACATTGAGGAGCTGTGTAACATGACTGATCCACTGACTGTCTTACAGGAACCAGATACAGGTGACTTGTGTGATCCTGAGGAGGAAGGAGGAGATGAGGACATAAATAGATGTCTCCATGATGTAGGTGATCTGGATGTGGCTGTGATCTCAGACAAATTACACACATTATGTGACCTAATAACAGATATAAGGAGAGGGATCTATATGGAGGGTCCTGGAGacatattactggatgtaaacaCAGCTGCTAATAATGTCCTGATATCAGACGACCTGAAAACTGCAACCTGGACACAAAATAATCAGAATCGTCCAGAAACAGCAGAGAGATTCCAGGATTATTATcaggtgatgagcagcaggggattTACCTCAGGGCGACATTACTGGGATGTGGAGAGCAGTGGATCAGTGATGTGGATGGTGGGGATGTGTTATCCCAGTATACACAGGAGGGGGCGTCAGTCATACATTGGAGATAATAACAAGTCCTGGATTTTGAGGAGGTGTAATAATCAGTATTCAGTGAGACATGACGGTAAAGAGATCCGGTTACCTGACAAGATCTCCATTGATAGAGTCAGGATATGTCTGGACTATGAGGCCGGGCAGCTGTCCTTTTATGAGCTGTGTGACCCCATCAGACACTTACACACCTTCACTGCCACCTTCACCGAGCCCcttcatgctgcattatctgtatGGAGAGGTTCTATAAAGATATCAGGGGGAAGCAGAAACTGGGAGAAACCTTCATAA